From the Paenibacillus sp. FSL H8-0548 genome, one window contains:
- a CDS encoding AraC family transcriptional regulator has protein sequence MSHPAETYRGEHFFQKNQLLYVNRASESMMSPYHDHDFLECVYIAEGAGYHHIGDQVHKVLKGQVFFIPIGASHVFRPISSSKDKNPLSVFNCVFSPLLLHKLSAFASDYSIVQFMSDMERGHFPYYSCIDTNDQFEKLFLTMHREFVLPQSGSSDYLHTLLLQLMIALQRSMERSSPSSAPSQTAFVQLLNELDLHYNQELTLAKLAQASGWSERHLQRLFQQHTKQSFHRYLQNLRIQKSQELLRSSSLKISTIAEMVGYKDIHSFNQLFKRCTGMTPSAYRKETATADVPNR, from the coding sequence ATGAGCCATCCCGCTGAAACGTATCGTGGAGAGCATTTTTTCCAAAAAAATCAGCTGCTTTACGTCAATCGCGCAAGCGAAAGCATGATGAGTCCTTATCATGATCATGATTTTCTCGAATGTGTATATATTGCAGAAGGCGCAGGCTATCACCATATTGGCGATCAGGTGCATAAAGTGCTTAAGGGGCAAGTTTTTTTCATTCCTATCGGCGCCTCGCATGTATTTCGGCCCATCTCCTCAAGCAAGGATAAGAACCCCTTATCTGTATTTAATTGCGTCTTTTCTCCGCTGCTGCTGCATAAGCTTAGTGCATTTGCATCCGACTACAGCATTGTGCAGTTCATGAGTGACATGGAGCGCGGCCATTTTCCCTACTACTCTTGCATAGATACGAATGATCAATTCGAAAAGCTGTTTTTGACGATGCACAGAGAGTTTGTGCTGCCGCAAAGCGGCTCATCTGATTACCTGCATACTCTGCTGCTGCAGCTTATGATTGCCTTGCAGCGCTCTATGGAACGCAGCAGCCCATCGTCCGCCCCTTCGCAAACCGCTTTTGTACAGCTGTTAAACGAATTGGATCTGCACTACAATCAGGAGCTAACGCTCGCCAAGCTCGCTCAGGCAAGCGGCTGGAGCGAGCGCCATCTTCAGCGTCTTTTCCAGCAGCATACAAAGCAAAGCTTTCATCGCTACCTGCAAAATTTGCGTATTCAAAAAAGCCAAGAGCTTCTTCGCAGCTCTTCGCTCAAAATCAGCACTATTGCTGAGATGGTCGGGTACAAGGATATTCATTCCTTTAACCAATTGTTCAAAAGATGCACAGGTATGACGCCAAGCGCCTATCGGAAAGAAACAGCGACGGCTGATGTGCCTAATCGTTAG
- a CDS encoding glycoside hydrolase family 78 protein, with amino-acid sequence MFKIVGLLCEYQQNPIGIGVTNPRLSWRMESDERAAAQSAYEIEIAEDEGFASIIWQSRRIESEQSVHIELAAFQSESSKRYYYHVRAWNQEREESAWSETAFWEMGLLQPKEWTGNWITAPLALLPVESEPSPMLRKTFELTGKVKKARLYATALGLYELELNGKRIGDSYFTPGWTSYSHTIQTQTYDVTELLAASGNALGAYLGNGWYKGNLAWHEQKCLYGDRLALLVQLRIEYEDGRTELIVTDESWKAAISQIQLSELYHGETYDARLERADWSTAAYHEPASEWHAVEILQHGKEMLKPQINEPVRKQEHLKPIALLVTAKGERVLDFGQNMVGWVQFTVQGEPGAEVKLLHAEVLDHEGNFYTDNLRNAKQCIRYVLKGSEQEAYEPRFTFQGFRYVQLIGFPETLALDDFTGVVLHSDMKETGQFECSEPLVNQLQHNIKWGLKGNFLDVPTDCPQRDERLGWTGDAQMFIQTASYLSNVAPFFTKWVRDLASDQGEDGGVPFVIPQVLAEKDSSSAAWGDAAVICPWTIYVCYGDKRILEEQYDSMKAWVSYIQRQGENEFLWNTGFHFGDWLGLDAKSGDYVGATDRDFIATAFYAYSVSLVKKTADVLNEAEDAAKYQELYDKIVAALREEFVTAAGKLAIPTQTAHVLALMFGLLDEKAEKRAIDKLSELLEQSDFHLTTGFVGTPYLNHVLSLHGRNDLAYKLLLQQTYPSWLYPVTKGATTIWEHWDGIKEDGSFWSKDMNSFNHYAYGAIGDWMYRVAAGIQTVEEAPGYKQIVIAPQPGEGIRWAEGSLETLYGKVSSKWSCSEDGAFTLDVSIPPNTSAHIIFPDAAAGTVVTESGAALNEAAGIEVVTDEAASIAVKAGSGSYSFAWQGVAAQLI; translated from the coding sequence ATGTTCAAAATTGTAGGATTGCTTTGTGAATATCAGCAAAACCCGATCGGAATCGGAGTGACAAATCCACGTTTAAGCTGGAGAATGGAGTCGGATGAGAGAGCTGCAGCTCAGTCTGCCTATGAGATTGAGATTGCAGAAGATGAAGGCTTTGCGTCAATCATTTGGCAATCGAGGCGAATAGAATCAGAGCAATCTGTTCATATCGAGCTGGCAGCCTTCCAATCGGAATCCAGCAAGCGTTACTACTATCATGTCCGGGCGTGGAATCAAGAGAGGGAAGAATCCGCATGGTCGGAGACGGCCTTCTGGGAGATGGGACTGCTTCAGCCGAAGGAGTGGACGGGGAACTGGATTACTGCTCCGCTCGCGTTATTGCCTGTGGAGTCTGAGCCTTCCCCAATGCTCAGAAAAACGTTCGAGCTGACAGGCAAGGTGAAGAAGGCTCGGCTCTATGCAACCGCACTTGGATTATATGAGCTGGAGCTGAATGGGAAGCGGATAGGAGACAGCTATTTTACGCCGGGCTGGACTAGCTATAGCCATACCATCCAAACGCAGACGTATGATGTGACGGAGCTGCTTGCTGCAAGCGGCAATGCGCTGGGCGCTTATCTTGGAAATGGCTGGTATAAAGGGAATTTGGCGTGGCACGAACAGAAGTGCTTGTACGGTGATCGTTTGGCGCTGCTTGTGCAATTGCGAATTGAATATGAGGATGGCAGGACGGAGCTGATCGTTACAGACGAGAGCTGGAAGGCGGCTATAAGCCAAATTCAGCTATCTGAGCTCTATCACGGTGAAACGTATGATGCAAGGCTTGAACGAGCGGACTGGAGCACCGCTGCTTATCATGAGCCTGCGAGTGAGTGGCACGCCGTAGAAATATTGCAGCACGGGAAAGAGATGCTGAAGCCTCAAATCAATGAGCCCGTTCGCAAGCAGGAGCATCTGAAGCCGATCGCTCTTTTGGTGACAGCAAAGGGAGAGCGTGTGCTTGATTTTGGCCAAAATATGGTCGGTTGGGTGCAATTTACGGTGCAGGGAGAGCCAGGTGCTGAGGTAAAGCTGCTTCATGCCGAGGTGCTGGATCATGAGGGCAATTTCTACACCGATAATTTGCGTAACGCCAAGCAATGCATTCGCTATGTGTTGAAGGGTTCAGAGCAGGAAGCCTATGAGCCGCGCTTCACCTTCCAAGGCTTCCGTTATGTGCAGCTGATCGGATTTCCAGAGACGTTAGCGCTTGATGATTTTACAGGTGTCGTGCTGCATTCGGATATGAAGGAAACGGGGCAATTTGAGTGCTCGGAGCCGCTTGTCAACCAGCTTCAGCATAATATCAAATGGGGCCTGAAGGGCAATTTCCTCGACGTACCAACCGATTGTCCACAGCGGGATGAACGGCTTGGCTGGACGGGTGACGCGCAAATGTTCATCCAAACCGCGTCCTATTTATCGAACGTAGCTCCCTTTTTCACGAAATGGGTGCGGGATCTGGCGTCCGATCAAGGGGAGGACGGAGGTGTCCCGTTCGTCATTCCGCAAGTATTGGCTGAAAAAGATTCATCCTCTGCTGCTTGGGGAGACGCAGCGGTGATCTGTCCTTGGACGATATATGTTTGTTATGGGGATAAACGGATTTTGGAAGAGCAATATGACAGCATGAAGGCTTGGGTATCTTATATCCAGCGTCAAGGAGAAAACGAATTTTTGTGGAATACGGGCTTCCATTTCGGTGATTGGCTGGGGCTTGATGCGAAATCAGGCGATTATGTAGGGGCGACCGATCGGGACTTTATCGCAACGGCTTTTTATGCGTATTCGGTATCGCTCGTTAAGAAGACCGCAGACGTGCTGAATGAAGCGGAGGATGCCGCCAAATATCAGGAGCTGTATGACAAGATTGTAGCTGCGCTGCGAGAAGAGTTTGTGACTGCTGCAGGAAAGCTTGCGATTCCGACACAAACCGCTCATGTCCTTGCGCTAATGTTTGGTTTGCTCGATGAGAAGGCCGAGAAGCGGGCTATTGATAAGCTGTCAGAGCTGCTGGAGCAAAGTGATTTTCACCTGACGACGGGCTTTGTCGGTACACCGTATTTAAATCATGTGCTTAGTCTTCATGGCCGTAACGATCTGGCCTATAAGCTGCTGCTGCAGCAAACGTATCCATCCTGGCTTTACCCGGTGACCAAGGGTGCTACTACGATTTGGGAGCATTGGGATGGCATCAAGGAGGACGGCAGCTTCTGGAGCAAGGATATGAACTCGTTCAATCATTATGCGTATGGTGCAATTGGCGATTGGATGTACCGGGTTGCGGCGGGCATTCAAACCGTGGAGGAAGCGCCAGGCTATAAGCAAATCGTGATTGCGCCGCAGCCTGGCGAGGGAATTCGTTGGGCAGAGGGCAGCCTAGAAACCTTATACGGGAAGGTTAGTTCAAAATGGAGCTGCTCAGAAGACGGAGCCTTCACGCTGGACGTGAGCATTCCACCGAATACGAGTGCACATATTATTTTTCCAGATGCAGCTGCGGGTACCGTGGTTACCGAGAGCGGCGCGGCTCTTAATGAAGCAGCGGGCATTGAGGTGGTGACTGATGAGGCTGCGAGCATCGCTGTTAAGGCAGGATCAGGCAGCTACTCCTTTGCATGGCAGGGAGTGGCTGCGCAGTTAATCTAG